The DNA segment ATGTAGAAGAAACCTGTAATGGCATTGAAGTGCAGATAGAAATTGCCACACGTTGTTTTGTCGCACTCAAAGAACGCCGCCGCACTTTAGCAGGAAGAACAGGCTGCGGCATTTGTGGCACAGAACAGCTTGATCAAATCCACAAAAACTTGCCCATTTTGCACCGCACTTATGTTTTGGATATTTCTCTTCTTGACGATTGCCCGAAAAAATTACATTCAGCCCAACAGCTTGGACAACAAACAGGCTCAACTCACGCCGCCGCCTTTTTTGATTTGCAAGGAAACTTGATTGCTATCCGAGAAGATGTAGGCCGCCACGTTGCCTTGGATAAACTCTTAGGCTGGTACGCCAAACAACCGAAGCAACAAGGCTTTGTGCTAATTTCTAGCCGAGCGAGCTATGAAATGGTACAGAAAGTCGTAAGCACTGGCATTGAATGTCTAGTCGCCATCTCCGCTGCGACCGCCCTTGCAGTGCAACAAGCCAAACAAAGCCAACTTACCTTAATTGGCTTCGCTAGAGAGGGCAGAGCAACGGTTTACACTGGAAAAGAGCGGTTGAATTTTGCTAAGGATTTGTAGTTACCCATCAATTATTTTCCATTATAAGGAGGAATTATGTTGAAATTGATTTTGTTTATGTTTTCTCCATTTATAGCTATTTATGTATGGTTTGTATTTGACGCAATAGGCTGGGTAAATGTTGGCATCGCATTTTCTTTGGCGATTGCTTTTGGCCTGATTAGCATAATTAGAGAGAATAAAACAAAAACGCTTAGTGCAGAAGAACAGCGTTATAATGAATATATCGAGAGCCTAAATAAAGAAATTCAGCGCCCGATTATTCAAGCCCGTTTAGCTAAGTTAGAAAATAAAGCAAATGAAGTTGAAAATGTAATTAAAGGAAAAGCAACCTTTACCGATAAAGATGGTAATAGTAAAGATTTAGACATAAACATTCATATAAAAATGTAATAGCTAATAAAATCTAATTAGATAAATCTATGTATTGCCATTGATGTCGAATGGTGGGACATAGAGGGCAGTAATGGGATTTTTTATTCTGTTGTTGGTTTAAAAAATGATGAAATATTTACAGTGATAATACTACACCGAAAGAGGGTGATGAATTATGTCTTAGCTAGATCAATGACAAGGAAAAGTGTTGGAAAGCAAATATCAATAGTAGAATCTTATCAGGTTGCTGTTTCAGATAATGATCCGAATAAAGTATAGGGCTTGTTTTGTGGTTTTGCCCGCTCAATTTCTGTATTAGTTAAAGGCTTGATAATACGCGCCATATCTAGTATCTCCGTAATTTTAGTAACTATGAAAGAGCGATTAGTAACTATATTCCGCTCGTGGTTACTATTATAGTTACTAAAAACTGCGATTTAAGTCAATTGACTACGATTAGTTTCGATAGGTAAAACAAGCTAAATCCTTGAAATTACAGGCATTAAAAAAGCCTTTCGAGCGGTTACGAAAGGCTTAGTTAAGTGTTTTGGTGCTCTGAGCGAGACTTGAACTCGCACGTCCTATGGACACTACCCCCTCAAGATAGCGTGTCTACCAATTCCACCATCAGAGCAAAATTCGGTTTAAATTATTGTGGGATATCTGAGTTTTGTTTTTCTTCTACTTTTGGTTGCTGTTCTTGAATTTTTTCAGCAACTTGTGAAAGATTATCAAATTTCCCTGTTTCAACGTTATTTCTGTGAGAATTAATATTCGCAATAGCAATACTTACAACGAAGAAAACAATCGCTAAAATAGCGGTGGTTTTAGTTAAAAAATTACCTGCACCACTTGCACCAAATACTGTACCCGATGCACCGCCACCGAATGATGCGCCTGCATTTGCACCTTTACCTTGTTGGATTAAAATGAAACCAATAAGGACAACGGAAACCACTAAGTAGATAATTAACAGTGCTTGATACATTATTTCTTCTCTTGTTCTTGAATAGCAAATTTAACGCGCGAATATTAGCGAATATTACAAGGACACGCAAGGGATTTTCAGCAAAAAATGGTTAGTTGTTTTAATTGTAAGCAAATTTTTCTGTTTTGCTGAAAAGTGCAGCAAAAAATTTACGATTTTTTTACCGCACTTTTGCGTTTGTTGCCTTTGTTGGCAGTCTTGGTGGCCATTTGTCTTGAAAGTACCCCGAGCTGTCGTAATGCATCAAAATTGGTATAACTGAGCATTGCAGGCAGGGATTGCACCAATTCGTGCATAAATTGATGATAACTCAGCGCTTTTTGGCTAATGCTGTTGAGCTGTGCTTCCCAGTGGGCGGTCATATCTGGTAGCGTGGCGATGTCAGGCAGGGCTTGAATTAAAATTCGTCCTGTTTCGGTGCTATGAATATGACGCCCTTTTTTATAAACAAAACCACGCTTAAATAGCAGTTCAATAATGCTGGCACGCGTGGCTTCTGTGCCTAAACCATCGGTTTCGCGTAAGATTTTTTTCAACGCTTTATCTTGTACGAAACGCGCAATCCCAGTCATAGCGGAAAGCAATGTCGCATCTGAAAAGGGCTTTGGCGGTTGCGTTTTTTTACTCAGAATTTCGCCTTTTTCACAGAATAATTCTTGCCCTTTTTCCACTTCAGGCAGCAAGGGTTCAGCGTTATTTTGTTCATCATTTTCTTTGCCCCAAAGTTCTTTCCAGCCAGCCACTTGTAAATTGCTCGCTGCCGCGACAAATTTTCCCCCTGAAATATTTAAGGTGATTTTACAACGGCGGTATTCCGCATCTGCGCAGAATTGGGCGAGATATTGACGCGCGATAAGCTGATAAATATTGCGTTCCATTTGCGTCAGATTGACAGGCCGATTTTTTGCCGTTGGAATAATCGCGTGGTGCGCTTCCACCTTTTTATCATTCCAGCAACGGTTTCGCTGTTCAGGATTGATAATAGTCGGTAACGGCTGATAATCGGGCGCGTGAATGGAAATGGCATTCATCACCTTATGGCGTTCAGCGAAATGTTCTTCGGGCAAATAACGGCAATCGGAACGTGGATAAGTAATTAAGCGGTGCGTTTCATATAAGCGCTGGCAAGTATCCAGCACTTCTTGCGCTGAAAGCCCGTAGCGTTTTGCCGCATCAATTTGCAAGGCGGAAAGGGAATAAGGCAAAGGCGCAGTTTCTTTTTCGCGTTTGTCTTGATAATCCGTTACCGTTGCAGGCTGGCCTGTAATGCGCTTTACCACATTTTCCGCTAAGGCGCGGGAAAGCACACGGCCGTCTTCATCTTGATAATCTTCGCACGCTTTACTTGGCTGCCAAAGTGCGGTGAATTTTTGCGGAATCTCTTCCTTGGTTTGCACAAAAGCCTGTACTTCAAAATAATCTTTCGGTTGGAAATTTTCAATTTCTAAATCACGGCGAACGATTAAGCCCAGCACAGGCGTTTGCACTCGTCCTACCGAAAGCACGCCACGATAGCCCACATTCTGTCCACGCTTAGTGTAAGAACGCGTCATATTGATGCCATACAGCCAATCCGCTCTGGCGCGCGCAAGCGCTGAGGTGGCAAGAGGGATAAAGTTTTGATTCGATTGTAATTTTTTTACCGCTTTTTGTACCGCACTTGGGTTTAAATCGCTAATTAAGCAGCGTTGAATTTGTGCTTTTTTCTCAGCAGAAAGATTGGCGTAGCTAAACACTTCGTCCACCAACAATTGCCCTTCACGATCTGGGTCGCCGGCATTGATAAGTAGATCTGCTTGATGAATCAGCTTTATTACCGTATCTAGCTGTTTTTTCACTGATTTTTTTGGGATAAGCAGCCATTTTTGCGGCACGATAGGCAAATCTTCCACACGCCAAGTTTTGAATTTGGGATCGTAAGCGTCAGGTTCGGCTTGTTCTAACAGATGACCAACGCACCAAGTAACACAATCATTTTCACCACAGCGAATAAAACCATCACCGCGCTGATGAGGTTTGGGCAACACATCAGCAATGGCTCGGGCAAGGCTAGGTTTCTCGGCTATAAATAATCGCATAGGGGACAACATCAATCATCTAAAACAAAGTTCGGCATTCTAACACAGATTTGATTATTCCCAATTTATTAATTTTTCGTTAGAATGTCGCTACTTATTAACATTGAGGATAAAAATTATGTTTGGAAAAGGTGGCTTAGGCAACTTAATGAAGCAAGCCCAGCAAATGCAAGATCGTATGCAAAAAATGCAAGAAGAAATTGCACAGTTAGAAGTAACAGGCGAATCAGGCGCAGGCTTGGTAAAAATCACCGTGAATGGCGCGCATAATTGTCGCCGCATTGAAATCGATCCTTCGCTAATGGAAGACGATAAAGAAATGCTTGAAGATCTTATCGCAGCGGCATTCAATGATGCGGTTCGCCGTGCAGAAGAATTGCAAAAAGAAAAAATGGCATCTGTTACCGCAGGAATGTCATTACCCCCTGGCTTTAAAATGCCATTCTAAATTTTCCCTAATTTTGCACCGCACTTTGTTTCTTATTAAAAATCAAAGTGCGGTGCGTTTTTTGTTTATTTTTAGGCAAAACAATGCAAACAAGCCCATTATTAG comes from the Avibacterium avium genome and includes:
- the fdhD gene encoding formate dehydrogenase accessory sulfurtransferase FdhD, with the protein product MSWITKSPIIFFKKLTNSQQKGNDFLLEEREDNLAVENPVALVYNGISHTVMMCSPQDLEDFALGFSLTEGIIEKPADIYGIDVEETCNGIEVQIEIATRCFVALKERRRTLAGRTGCGICGTEQLDQIHKNLPILHRTYVLDISLLDDCPKKLHSAQQLGQQTGSTHAAAFFDLQGNLIAIREDVGRHVALDKLLGWYAKQPKQQGFVLISSRASYEMVQKVVSTGIECLVAISAATALAVQQAKQSQLTLIGFAREGRATVYTGKERLNFAKDL
- the secG gene encoding preprotein translocase subunit SecG, with the protein product MYQALLIIYLVVSVVLIGFILIQQGKGANAGASFGGGASGTVFGASGAGNFLTKTTAILAIVFFVVSIAIANINSHRNNVETGKFDNLSQVAEKIQEQQPKVEEKQNSDIPQ
- a CDS encoding DNA topoisomerase III, encoding MRLFIAEKPSLARAIADVLPKPHQRGDGFIRCGENDCVTWCVGHLLEQAEPDAYDPKFKTWRVEDLPIVPQKWLLIPKKSVKKQLDTVIKLIHQADLLINAGDPDREGQLLVDEVFSYANLSAEKKAQIQRCLISDLNPSAVQKAVKKLQSNQNFIPLATSALARARADWLYGINMTRSYTKRGQNVGYRGVLSVGRVQTPVLGLIVRRDLEIENFQPKDYFEVQAFVQTKEEIPQKFTALWQPSKACEDYQDEDGRVLSRALAENVVKRITGQPATVTDYQDKREKETAPLPYSLSALQIDAAKRYGLSAQEVLDTCQRLYETHRLITYPRSDCRYLPEEHFAERHKVMNAISIHAPDYQPLPTIINPEQRNRCWNDKKVEAHHAIIPTAKNRPVNLTQMERNIYQLIARQYLAQFCADAEYRRCKITLNISGGKFVAAASNLQVAGWKELWGKENDEQNNAEPLLPEVEKGQELFCEKGEILSKKTQPPKPFSDATLLSAMTGIARFVQDKALKKILRETDGLGTEATRASIIELLFKRGFVYKKGRHIHSTETGRILIQALPDIATLPDMTAHWEAQLNSISQKALSYHQFMHELVQSLPAMLSYTNFDALRQLGVLSRQMATKTANKGNKRKSAVKKS
- a CDS encoding YbaB/EbfC family nucleoid-associated protein; amino-acid sequence: MFGKGGLGNLMKQAQQMQDRMQKMQEEIAQLEVTGESGAGLVKITVNGAHNCRRIEIDPSLMEDDKEMLEDLIAAAFNDAVRRAEELQKEKMASVTAGMSLPPGFKMPF